One part of the Paramormyrops kingsleyae isolate MSU_618 chromosome 2, PKINGS_0.4, whole genome shotgun sequence genome encodes these proteins:
- the lgi3 gene encoding leucine-rich repeat LGI family member 3 — protein MSDARLGGASSRWAALCLLLCLVGLSGARRAPKVPRCPASCSCTKDSAFCVDSKAIPKSFPPGIISLTIVNAAFSEIPEGAFSHLHSLQFLLLNSNMFTVIADDAFAGLSHLQYLFIENNDIQALSKHTFRGLKALAHLSLSNNNLQMIPRDLFKHLDILTDLDLRGNSFRCDCKIKWLVDWIEKTNTSVPAIYCASPFEFQGRRIQDLTPRDFNCISADFAVYETFPFQSVSVESYEFSGDQFVVFAQPDTGICMLYIWDHVEMVFRKYHNITSRSAVYCKPVVINSTLYVVVAQLFGGSHIYKWEEDPQRFVKIQDIDTTRVRKPNFVETFQLEGDWYFAVADSSKAGTTSLYRWNRNGFYSHQSLHPWHRDTHVEFLEVDGKPRVILSSASQSPVVYQWNRSQRQFAFHSQITGTADVQMVKHFWVRKVLYLCLTRFIGDSKILRWDPQRFVEIQTLPSRGSMSVYPFTVGPRQYLLLGSDFSFSRVYLWDELAQRFQPFQELNIRAPRAFSLVSIDNKDILLAASFKGDSLAYQHLLVDLSAK, from the exons ATGAGCGACGCCCGGCTCGGGGGGGCGTCCAGCCGGTGGGCTGCCCTCTGCCTGCTTCTCTGCCTGGTGGGGCTCTCTGGGGCCAGGAGGGCCCCCAAGGTCCCCCGCTGTCCGGCGAGCTGCTCCTGCACGAAGGACAGCGCCTTCTGCGTGGACTCCAAGGCCATCCCCAAGAGCTTCCCACCCGGGATCATCTCTCT GACGATAGTAAATGCCGCCTTCTCTGAAATCCCAGAAGGAGCCTTCTCGCACCTACACTCGCTGCAGTTCCT atTGCTCAACTCTAACATGTTCACAGTGATTGCTGATGATGCTTTTGCTGGGCTGTCCCACTTACAGTACCT GTTCATCGAGAACAATGACATCCAGGCCCTGTCCAAGCACACCTTCCGAGGACTGAAAGCCCTGGCTCACCT GTCTCTGTCCAATAATAACCTACAGATGATTCCCAGGGACCTTTTCAAACACCTGGACATCCTGACAGACCT GGACCTGCGAGGAAACTCCTTCCGCTGTGACTGTAAGATCAAGTGGCTGGTAGACTGGATTGAGAAGACCAATACCTCGGTGCCTGCCATCTACTGCGCCAGCCCCTTCGAGTTCCAGGGACGCCGCATCCAGGACCTCACCCCGCGGGACTTCAACTGCATCAGTGCCG ACTTTGCTGTATATGAGACCTTCCCATTCCAGTCTGTGTCTGTGGAGTCCTATGAGTTCAGTGGGGACCAGTTTGTGGTGTTTGCTCAGCCAGATACAGGCATCTGTATGCTGTACATCTGGGACCACGTAGAGATGGTTTTCAGGAAGTACCACAACATCACAT cACGCTCAGCGGTCTACTGCAAGCCTGTGGTCATCAACAGCACTTTGTACGTGGTGGTGGCTCAGCTCTTTGGAGGCTCCCATATTTACAA GTGGGAGGAGGACCCTCAGCGATTCGTTAAGATTCAGGACATCGACACCACCCGTGTCCGTAAGCCTAACTTCGTGGAGACCTTTCAGCTGGAAGGAGACTGGTACTTCGCTGTGGCTGACAGCTCCAAAGCGGGCACTACCAGCCTGTACCGATGGAACCGCAACGGCTTCTACTCTCACCAGTCCTTGCACCCCTGGCACCGTGACACCCACGTGGAGTTCCTGGAGGTAGATGGCAAGCCCCGCGTCATCCTGTCCAGCGCCTCGCAGTCCCCGGTGGTGTATCAGTGGAACCGCAGCCAACGGCAATTTGCCTTTCACTCCCAAATCACCGGCACGGCAGACGTGCAGATGGTCAAGCACTTCTGGGTGCGCAAGGTGCTCTACCTCTGCCTGACGAGATTCATCGGCGACTCCAAGATCCTGCGCTGGGACCCCCAGCGCTTCGTGGAGATTCAGACCCTCCCCTCCAGAGGCTCCATGTCCGTTTACCCCTTCACCGTTGGTCCACGCCAGTACCTCCTCCTGGGTAGCGATTTTTCCTTCTCTAGGGTCTACCTGTGGGATGAACTTGCCCAACGCTTTCAGCCGTTCCAGGAGCTCAACATTAGAGCACCCCGGGCCTTTAGCCTGGTGTCCATTGACAACAAAGACATCCTATTGGCTGCCAGCTTTAAGGGTGACTCCTTGGCCTATCAGCACCTCCTAGTAGACCTGAGTGCTAAGTAG